In one Pseudomonas sp. 31-12 genomic region, the following are encoded:
- a CDS encoding response regulator: protein MHSTPAPLNDDQKAPADDKRWSIRALIVDDDVPIRELMIDYLARFNIHASGVTDGAAMRLALQAEHFDVVVLDLMLPGEDGLSLCRWLRAESDIPILMLTARCEPTDRIIGLELGADDYMAKPFEPRELVARIQTILRRVRDDRTEQRANIRFDNWRLNSVLRQLIAADGLVVPLSNAEFRLLWVFIERPRRVLSREQLLDAARGRSIEAFDRSIDLLVSRLRQKLGDDPKAPQLIKTVRGEGYLFDARDIG from the coding sequence ATGCACAGCACTCCAGCACCTCTGAATGACGATCAAAAAGCGCCCGCTGACGACAAACGCTGGAGCATTCGCGCCCTGATCGTTGACGATGACGTCCCGATCCGCGAACTGATGATCGACTACCTGGCCCGGTTCAATATTCACGCCAGCGGCGTCACCGACGGCGCCGCCATGCGCCTGGCACTGCAAGCGGAGCATTTCGACGTGGTGGTGCTCGACCTGATGCTGCCCGGTGAAGACGGGTTGTCGCTGTGCCGCTGGCTGCGCGCCGAGTCTGACATTCCGATCCTGATGCTCACCGCGCGCTGCGAACCCACTGACCGCATTATCGGCCTGGAACTGGGCGCCGATGACTACATGGCCAAGCCCTTCGAACCGCGAGAACTGGTCGCGCGGATTCAGACCATTCTGCGTAGAGTGCGCGACGACCGTACTGAACAGCGTGCGAATATTCGCTTCGACAACTGGCGCCTGAACAGCGTGCTGCGTCAGCTGATTGCCGCTGATGGCCTGGTGGTGCCGTTGTCGAACGCTGAATTCCGCCTGCTCTGGGTGTTCATCGAACGTCCGCGTCGGGTGCTCAGCCGCGAACAACTGCTGGATGCCGCCCGTGGTCGTTCGATTGAAGCGTTTGATCGCAGCATCGACTTGCTGGTCTCGCGCCTGCGCCAGAAGCTCGGCGATGACCCAAAAGCCCCGCAGCTGATCAAGACCGTTCGCGGTGAGGGTTATCTGTTCGACGCGAGGGACATCGGCTGA
- a CDS encoding HAMP domain-containing sensor histidine kinase: protein MRARFDTLFGRLFGVLLLAIILAHLLAFAWFHHYGPPPPPPPPAFSQGIDGQRPPMDPRFENRPPRPWFGGPLVPLTFQFVSLIIAAWYGAKLLSRPIQRLSDAAERLSENLDSPPLDESGPREARQAAYTFNLMQKRIIEQVQQRSRMLGAVSHDLRTPLSRLKLRLEQIDDDKLQGQMRQDLDDMISMLDATLTYLHEQRTSEAEQWMDVQALVESLSENAQDQGADVQTSGHCAPLQVQPMALRSCINNLLDNALRYAGHARITLEDNREQLVIRVIDHGPGIAADKREAVFEPFFRLEGSRNRNSGGVGLGMTIAREAADRLGGQLSLEETPGDGLTAVIHLPRT from the coding sequence ATGCGGGCGCGCTTCGATACGCTGTTCGGCCGCCTGTTTGGCGTGCTGTTGCTGGCGATCATCCTGGCGCACCTGTTGGCGTTTGCCTGGTTTCACCATTACGGCCCTCCGCCGCCTCCGCCGCCACCGGCGTTTTCCCAAGGCATCGACGGTCAGCGTCCGCCGATGGACCCGCGCTTCGAAAACCGACCGCCACGGCCCTGGTTCGGCGGACCGTTGGTGCCGCTGACGTTCCAGTTTGTCTCGCTGATCATTGCCGCCTGGTACGGTGCCAAACTGCTGAGTCGACCGATCCAGCGCTTGAGCGACGCCGCTGAGCGCTTGAGCGAAAACCTCGACAGCCCGCCGCTGGATGAATCCGGCCCACGGGAAGCTCGGCAAGCGGCCTACACCTTCAATCTGATGCAGAAACGCATTATCGAGCAGGTGCAGCAGCGCTCGCGGATGCTCGGCGCAGTGTCCCACGACCTGCGCACGCCGCTCTCACGTCTCAAGTTGCGTCTGGAACAGATCGACGACGACAAGCTGCAGGGCCAGATGCGCCAGGATCTGGACGACATGATCAGCATGCTCGACGCCACCCTCACCTATTTGCACGAACAGCGCACCAGCGAAGCCGAACAATGGATGGACGTGCAGGCGCTGGTGGAATCGTTGAGCGAAAACGCCCAGGATCAGGGTGCCGATGTCCAGACCAGCGGCCACTGCGCACCGTTGCAAGTGCAGCCGATGGCCTTGCGCTCATGCATCAATAATCTGCTGGACAATGCCCTGCGCTATGCCGGGCATGCGCGGATTACTCTGGAAGACAACCGCGAGCAACTGGTGATCCGCGTCATCGACCACGGCCCCGGTATTGCGGCGGATAAGCGTGAAGCGGTGTTCGAGCCGTTCTTTCGGCTGGAAGGTTCGCGCAATCGCAACTCGGGCGGCGTCGGCCTGGGCATGACCATTGCCCGCGAAGCGGCGGACCGGCTGGGTGGTCAGTTGAGCCTGGAAGAAACACCCGGCGACGGTCTCACCGCCGTCATCCACCTACCCCGCACCTGA
- the xopAW gene encoding EF-hand domain-containing protein, with protein sequence MIGSVSNYTSFTSTSSTSTNSARSQQFQKELFAKLDSNSDGAVDQDELKSALSQKTDEGLLVSLSKNFGDLDSDDSGSLSSEEMAAMAPPPPPPQQVSSEELFSQLDADSDGSVTATELSSALQASNNTSSTSTDTSAALLKVLDSDSSGAVSSDELQAALQAGREKTSDSSTTQFNVNEALNKMIANLSKQYSLDNVASVGKYLNVST encoded by the coding sequence ATGATTGGTAGCGTCAGCAATTACACGAGCTTTACCAGCACCAGCAGCACCTCAACCAACAGCGCCCGCAGCCAGCAATTCCAGAAAGAACTGTTCGCCAAGCTCGACAGCAACAGCGACGGCGCGGTGGATCAGGACGAGCTCAAAAGCGCTCTGTCGCAGAAAACCGATGAGGGTCTTCTGGTCAGCCTGAGCAAAAACTTTGGCGACCTTGACAGCGACGACAGCGGCAGCCTGAGCAGCGAGGAAATGGCGGCAATGGCACCACCGCCACCGCCGCCACAGCAGGTGTCCAGCGAAGAATTGTTCAGCCAGTTGGATGCGGACAGCGACGGCAGCGTGACCGCCACCGAATTGAGCAGCGCGTTGCAGGCCAGCAACAACACCTCATCAACCAGCACCGACACCAGCGCCGCATTGCTCAAGGTGCTGGACAGTGACAGCAGTGGCGCGGTCAGCAGCGATGAACTGCAAGCGGCGTTGCAAGCGGGTCGCGAGAAAACCAGCGACAGCTCCACCACGCAGTTCAACGTCAATGAAGCGCTGAACAAAATGATCGCCAACCTGAGCAAGCAGTATTCGCTTGATAACGTGGCGAGCGTGGGCAAGTACCTGAACGTATCGACCTGA
- a CDS encoding AI-2E family transporter, with the protein MLNNDRLLVQILLLVLFGASLWVMAPFWSALFWGAVLAFASWPLMRLLTRWLNGRESLAALVLTLGWMLLVAVPLVWLGFNLADHVRDATALIKDVQMDGLPEAPTWLGGVPLVGERLVVIWNSIDQQGAAMMVAVKPYLGQVGNWLLARSAQIGGGILELTLSIVFVFFFYRDGPRLAAFVHGLLQRLIGDRAGYYIDLVAGTVQRVVNGVIGTAAAQAVLALIGFLIAGVPGALVLGIVTFMLSLIPMGPPLVWIPATAWLAWNGEYGMAVFLGCWGTFIISGVDNVLKPYLISRGGNLPLVIVLLGVFGGLIAFGFIGLFIGPTLLAVAYSLLTDWSKSHARVEDRQP; encoded by the coding sequence ATGCTCAATAACGATCGGCTGTTGGTGCAGATTCTGCTCCTGGTGCTGTTTGGCGCGAGCCTCTGGGTGATGGCGCCGTTCTGGTCGGCCTTGTTCTGGGGCGCGGTGCTGGCGTTCGCCAGTTGGCCGCTGATGCGGTTGCTGACCCGCTGGCTCAATGGCCGGGAATCCCTGGCCGCGCTGGTGCTGACACTCGGCTGGATGTTGCTGGTGGCGGTGCCACTGGTCTGGCTCGGGTTCAACCTTGCGGACCACGTGCGTGACGCCACGGCGCTGATCAAGGATGTGCAGATGGACGGTTTGCCGGAGGCACCGACCTGGCTGGGGGGTGTGCCTTTGGTGGGCGAGCGGTTGGTGGTGATCTGGAACAGCATCGATCAGCAAGGCGCGGCGATGATGGTCGCGGTCAAACCTTATCTGGGCCAGGTCGGCAACTGGCTGCTGGCGCGCAGTGCACAGATTGGCGGCGGGATTCTCGAGCTGACGTTGAGCATTGTGTTCGTGTTCTTTTTCTACCGCGACGGGCCGCGGTTGGCGGCGTTTGTCCATGGCTTGCTGCAGCGGCTGATTGGCGATCGCGCCGGCTATTACATTGATCTGGTGGCGGGCACCGTGCAGCGGGTGGTGAACGGGGTGATCGGCACGGCGGCGGCGCAGGCAGTCCTGGCGTTGATCGGGTTCCTGATTGCCGGCGTGCCCGGAGCGCTGGTGTTAGGCATCGTGACTTTCATGCTCAGCCTGATTCCGATGGGGCCACCGTTAGTGTGGATTCCGGCCACGGCGTGGCTGGCCTGGAACGGCGAGTACGGGATGGCGGTGTTCCTCGGGTGCTGGGGCACGTTTATCATCAGCGGCGTCGACAACGTGCTGAAGCCATATCTGATCAGCCGGGGCGGGAATTTGCCGTTGGTGATCGTGTTGCTGGGCGTGTTTGGCGGTTTGATTGCGTTTGGGTTTATCGGCTTGTTTATCGGGCCGACGTTGCTGGCGGTTGCGTACAGTCTGTTGACGGACTGGAGCAAGAGTCATGCGCGGGTAGAGGATCGCCAGCCTTAA
- a CDS encoding DUF4892 domain-containing protein has translation MRSFSVLALCCFSPMLFAADVPGSQDLPIVPRMADAQIVDYRPAVELERIYPLGSIRKISGQLRFDGQVSARGQTTSVTYELPPEHSSNDAFTAAREALQKQGAELLFWCQARDCGESSLWANEVFTNAKLYGADDQQAYLLLRLAAPQDNTLVALYSITRGNRKAYLHVEQFDAAAPLGDLLPTSATLLRELKSTGVLDFPTLSADPDATWLRLLSRGLNLDTTLRVSVSGPNAEAWRQALIGQGVRAARMEAGSVESPGLHIELLR, from the coding sequence ATGCGTTCATTCAGTGTGCTGGCGCTGTGTTGTTTCAGCCCCATGTTATTTGCCGCCGATGTCCCGGGCAGTCAGGACTTGCCGATCGTGCCGCGCATGGCCGATGCGCAGATCGTCGACTATCGCCCGGCGGTGGAACTCGAGCGGATTTATCCGCTGGGTTCGATCCGTAAAATCAGTGGCCAGTTGCGCTTCGATGGGCAGGTCAGCGCGCGCGGGCAAACCACCTCGGTAACCTACGAGTTGCCGCCGGAACACTCCTCCAACGATGCCTTCACTGCGGCGCGTGAAGCCTTGCAGAAGCAGGGCGCCGAGTTGCTGTTCTGGTGCCAGGCGCGCGATTGCGGCGAAAGCAGCCTGTGGGCCAACGAAGTGTTCACCAACGCCAAGCTCTATGGCGCCGATGATCAACAGGCGTATTTGCTGCTGCGACTGGCGGCGCCACAGGACAACACGCTCGTCGCGCTTTACAGCATCACTCGCGGCAATCGCAAAGCTTACCTGCACGTCGAACAATTCGACGCCGCGGCGCCGCTGGGCGATTTGCTGCCGACGTCGGCGACCTTGCTGCGAGAGCTGAAAAGTACCGGTGTACTCGATTTCCCCACATTGAGCGCCGATCCTGATGCCACCTGGCTGCGGTTGCTTTCCCGCGGGTTGAACCTGGATACCACGTTGCGGGTCAGTGTTTCCGGGCCGAATGCCGAAGCCTGGCGCCAGGCGCTGATCGGGCAGGGCGTGCGCGCTGCGCGAATGGAAGCCGGCAGCGTCGAAAGCCCTGGCCTGCACATCGAACTGTTGCGATAA